In Planctobacterium marinum, the DNA window TTGGTCTTTCTCTGAAAACCCAGGCCGGCAGTGTCTTCCACAGCGCAGACTGGAAACTGGATAACAAGCCAGTGCTGGGCAAACCACTAAACCCCAATGCCTTAAAACGACTGACCAGATACAACTTCCTGGCGACAGTGTGTGATTCCACCAATGCCTTAAAACCCGGTTATTCGCTGTCGGAGCACGACTGCTACGAAGGACTCAAGGCTCATATCGCTCAGGCCCAAGGCCGGGTGGCAGTGGCTTGTTTTAGTACCAATATTGCGCGACTGATTTCACTGGCCCGTATCGCCAATGAAACGGGGCGCTACTTTGCCCTGTTGGGCAGAGCATTGGAAAACACAGTGGCGGTGGCACGACTCACCGGCCATTGGCCTGAAGATCTCACTATTCAGGATCCCAACACTGTCGGTTATTTACCGCCCGATGAGGTACTGGTAGCGGTTACCGGCAGTCAGGGAGAGGAGCGAGCGGTACTAAATCGCATGGCTGATGGCTACTATAGGCAAATAGACCTGGACAAAGGGGACACGGTAATATTCAGTTCGGTCATTATTCCCGATAACGAACTCAAAATAGAGCGTCTGGTTAATAAGCTTAAAGCCCACAATATTGCGGTGGTGCAAGCCGAAACCAGTAATATTCCTGTGCATGCCTCAGGTCATCCCAACGAAGAAGAATTGCGCCACTTTTACAAAGCTTTGCAACCACAGATTGCCATTCCTACTCATGGTGAAGCTGCCCACATGGAGCGCAACGCCCAAATTGCTAAGGAATGTCATGTACCAACACAATTAACGGGGTTCAATGGCGACCTGTTTAAAATCGCTCCTGAGGCACAAGTAATAAAAGGATTTGCTCCCGTTGGCAGGATCCCCTTGGCTGAGTAATCACAATTCAGCTGACACAAAAAAGCCCGGCGAACCGGGCCAAAGTTGGTTACTAAACCTGTAACGATTAAAAATCATCCATCAGAATGAGCTGTGGTGGTAAACCACCACCAGCTGCATCAACCGCAATAGCGGTGTAGATGCTGCCTGCTGCAAGCGACAACATACCAGTTTCTATCGCTGCCGTTTTAGTACCCGCCACAGTGACCGTGACAAAATAATCACCGGCGGATAACTGCACATAGCCAGTCTCAGCCAGCACGGGCGAAGTGAATGGTACTCCAGAAA includes these proteins:
- a CDS encoding ribonuclease J, which codes for MNLNLYGHDGAWLMVDCGITFDAKIDDQQAHKFDIVAADPSFISKRKEQLCGIVISHAHEDHIGALARLWRRFKADVYTTPFTAEILRRKFQREGEKRPPVIHEVTEYEIHHIGPFEVQWHPMNHSLPEPFGLSLKTQAGSVFHSADWKLDNKPVLGKPLNPNALKRLTRYNFLATVCDSTNALKPGYSLSEHDCYEGLKAHIAQAQGRVAVACFSTNIARLISLARIANETGRYFALLGRALENTVAVARLTGHWPEDLTIQDPNTVGYLPPDEVLVAVTGSQGEERAVLNRMADGYYRQIDLDKGDTVIFSSVIIPDNELKIERLVNKLKAHNIAVVQAETSNIPVHASGHPNEEELRHFYKALQPQIAIPTHGEAAHMERNAQIAKECHVPTQLTGFNGDLFKIAPEAQVIKGFAPVGRIPLAE